Below is a window of Prosthecochloris sp. GSB1 DNA.
ACACCAACTTTCAATGGGCTGTAGCCGAATTAAACCGACGGGTAAATGCTAGTGCGTCTCAAGAAGAAGCAAACAGAGAGAACTTTACTCTTGACCAACTTAATGTCGCTCATGATTCTCTAGATGAGCATGTAACGTCACTTGAAGCGGAGATACGAGATGCCTAGGCCAAAATCACTAATCAAGAATATACAGATAACTGAAGCGAAGCGTGCCCATTCGTGCAAATCAAACTCTCAACATAGAATTCAAAAGGGCGATTTACGGCTCACCATCAAAGAAGGGCAGAATGAGAGAAATTACTGTCTAAATTGCGGAAAGCGGTTTATAGATTCTGCAATTAATGAACTGTGTCAATTTCGTAAAACACATTGGCATCAATGATGCCGAACATCGCCATGCAATCGGACCCTCGTACCTCGGGCCGTTGATGGCGGGCGTTCCAGTCGACTACGTCGCCTGGAATCGCGGCGCTCACTTCGTTCGGCCTTGTCCCGTCGCCTTGCGCCGGAACAAGGCACTTCACCTGACGGCTCAGCCGTCGAACCTGCGGTTCGCCGCCTGCTCCGCAGGTGAGCGCCGCGATTAGAAATCGAATGATTTGGGAATCACATTACTGGAAAGCTCCCCTCCTGCAGGACGGGAAGTATCTCTCGCGTTTCCGCATTACAGACAGAACGAGAGAAGATACTCTCGCTCGCGTCGAGAAACGCCTTTTCATCGCATTCTACGCAATCCGGAAATTGATAGAAGCGGATAAGCTCACTACAGCATATCTCTCCCGCAAGTTCGAAGTCTCATGGCACCCAAATGTTTCTCGCGTAGACAAGATGAACTGGCACAAGATTGACGAGAAGTATGATTTATCAACGGTGAAGCGCGAGACGCGTAATCTGGAGTGGCTTGCCAACCAGATCATACACAGCTTCGTGTTCATTCCTGCTTACAGCGAGAGCGGCCTATTTGATGGGGTCTATGTGGCAAGCGATAGGGAAAGAAACAAGCGTGTCTATTTCTTTCAGCGTAAGCTCGTTCTCGATATTCTTAACTTGATCGGCAATGACTACCCGGCTCAGTCTCACTCAACGAGAGATGAGAACGGTGACTGGGTCACAAAACAGTGGTGAATTTCTAACAAGACAAATGGAGGATATTGGCGCGGCTACGCGACAATATCCTCCATTTGTAACGTTAGGATGCTAAGTAAATAAAGTAATGTATAGATGTTCAAGAGATTAATAGAGTCATTCAAGAAAGCAGAATTTGATTCTCAGAAAGCCCAGATAGAGGTTTGAAGTAGAATATCTTCGATCGAAGACGAGTCTGTGTTAGATGATTTGAATGTGGAATTACAGAATAAACTGAATCAATTCTATTCAAATAAAGAGAGAGTCATTAACAGTAAACTCGATCTTGATATCTTTTGGTATCGTCTCTTCCATCTTAATTGCCAGGCGGCTCACGCCGCTGCCTCAAACGGAGAACAGGATGAAAAAAATAATTGCCTTTGGAGCAATACTCCTCGTCGCGGCAGTCCTTGTTGTGGGGTGTGATAAAGACAGTAGTTCGACTGGGCCTTCAAAGTATGAGAGTTCCCTCAACCTCGTAAAGGTTGAGAACTGGGTCACCTTGGAGGCATCCAAGGATGATCAGGAAATAATCGCCGAGAGTTGGCATTATTCCAAAAAAGTTCGGGCAATTTTTTCGGCGCAAATCGCCGAACTCCGAGAACATGCCGATTTCTGGAAGAGCGCAGGCCTTTCGGGGTATGAGCTCCGAAAGACGTTCTCAGGAACACTCATCATGAAGGTCGGGGGACTTATCCCCGACCTAATGGAGCAAACCGAGTCAAGGGAGGGGCAGGAGTTCTTCTACGCAATTTACATTGCCGTGGAAGAAGGTGTCTCCCTGGAAGACATGCGCTTCGCCTTTCTCACAGAGGGGAAGTACATGCGACCGGCGGATAAAGATTCCCTTGAGACCCACGGGTACTTCAAGGGGATTGAGAAGCTCGCAAAGTCCAGCGCATACTGACGCTGGGCTTTTAATATGCAATACACACAATCCTATGCCTACAGGATTCCTCAAAAACTCTTAGGCCATCGAACAACGGTTCAGGCTATGAAAGACTGGCAGAAACACAAGCCTGATTTGTTTACGAAACATGCTTACAATCTTGCGGGACCTGACAGTTAGCCAATGAAGGAGAGACATGACTACATCTCGGAATGACATATCTAAATTGATAGCAAAAATCCAGAAAAACAATTCCGTTTTGGATTCTATAAAGCCATCATTGTTCGAGAGTGTTGTCGCTGAAGCGATTACCCGTAATAATAAACTTATAGAAATAAGCAAAAGGGCAGCTGAAGGGTTAGGTTTTATAGGGAAATACAGGGATCAATTTGATCGAATTAATTCTTTTGCAATAGAAACAAAGCAATTTCAAAGAGTTGTTGAGGCGGCGCAAATCCATTCACTTGCTGCAAAGGCAGTACAGCTCAACATTGACAAAAGCTATTTAATTACCAATTCTAAATTTACAAATGCGGCTTTGGAATTTGCCTCAGCATATAATTCAAAAATAGAGTTGATTGACCGTTCTGGGCTTAATCAAATTATAGAACAATACTGTGTAGATAGAGAGGTTTTTTTTGATTCAATAGCAAAAAATATAGCTGCACTCCAGTTAGAAAGAATATTAAATCTTGACGATCCGAATCCGAGTGCAATAGATGCTATTGATCCAGATGAATTAGCAATAAATGAAGATGAAAAGTCATCTTTAATAATTGTTGATCGCCTGCCTTTTCGGTTGCTGTCTGAAATATTAAGGAATCCAGCAGAAGTAAGAAATATCACACCTCGCCAGTTCGAAGAATTTATTGCAGAACTATTGAGAAGGCTTGGGTTTAATGACGTTATCCTTACGCCAAGGTCGGGTGACGGTGGGAAAGACATTATTGCAAGCCATAGTGTTCAAGGTATTCCGCTGACGTTCTACTTTGAATGCAAGAAATATGCGGAAGGAAATAAAATTCAACTAGATACTATGCGCTCATTGCTGGGTACAGTTGCTCATGATTCAAGAAAAGTCAATAAAGGTATATTGGTTACCACTTCTACTTTCACTAAGGGATGTAAAGAATTCATATTGGCAGAGTCAAGAGTTGATGGAAAGGACTATGATGGAGTGCTAGGCTGGGTAGATGAAATACGAAAGGAAATTTAAATGGCTAAGAAGGCAAGTTAACTCGGACGCCTTCAGTCGCTGCGCTCCTTTCGGCTCCGGTTATTTGCGACGTTAGAGGTCTTTAAAGAGGTTCAATTATGAGCGTGAAAGAAGCCTTTGATAAAGGCGCAAGAGAGTACGATTCCGCAAGAAAACAGCTTATTCCCTGCTTCGATGAGTTTTATGGTACGGCGCTTGACTTGATCTGGGCAACGAAAACAGACAATATCAAGGTACTGGATTTGGGCGCAGGCACCGGGCTTTTTGCTTCTCTTGTCTCTCAGCGTTTACCCAATGCCGAATTGACGCTTTGCGATATATCGAGTGCAATGCTGGATGAAGCAAGAAACCGGTTTCGTAACAGCCGCAACAAGGTGGAGTATCTTGCTGCGGATTATTCGATTGAAGTGATTCCCGGGCAATACGATCTGATCATATCCGCACTCTCAATTCATCATTTGTCTGATGCAGAAAAAGAAGAATTATTCAAGCGATTGTTTCGTGCTTTAAATAACGGCGGGCTGTTCATTAACGCTGATCAGGTGCTTGGCGAAACGGCGCGGATTGAAGAAATGTATAGAAAAACGTGGTTACGGCAGGTTAAGGAAAACGGGGTTTCCGACTCGACTCTGGCATCGGCATTGGAGCGCATGAAAGAAGATAAAATGTCAACATTGTCAAGCCAGTTGTCGTGGATGAAGAACGCAGGGTTCGCCGATGTCAACTGTTGGTACAAGAATTACAGCTTCGCAGTCTATTCCGGGCGTAAACATGAACACGCCTGACAGGGCACATGCACTCGAACGGCAAAAAGCGTCTCCTTGCTCCGCTTTTGCAGTCGGCTGATGTGAGGCAGTACTGTTTGCCGGACGTTCGGTTTCCTGCGTCACCCGGTCAGTGCCGTAAGCAGGGGAGAGGCGAGCAACGTGATCTCGGGTTCAGCCGAGCGACGCGAGCCAGGTTTCAAGTTTCTGGCGGATTTCGTCGCGGGCTTTGCGGAAGGCGTCGAGCTGTTCCGCTTCGGTGCCCGTGGCTTCGGCGGGGTCGTTTACCGGCCAGTAGAGGCGGTTTTCCAGGATGATCAGGCTTGGTGAAATGGGTGGCAAAGGATCGCTGTACGATGTCTTCCGAATCAGATGCGGATATACTGGCGAAGCATGAAGCGGTAACGGGCATTATCTGCGCATGGATCGAACAAGTTTTGAAGCATTGCCGACCTGTTGCGGATGCCCGGGGTTTACGCGCAGGTAACCCTGATGATTGCCGATCTGCTCGACGGGAAAATGAAGCTGGAAATCGAGGTGACGGCTTTGAGTTTCGGCAAAGCGTGACGTTTTATTCTGTATGGATGCTTGCTTGCAGGATTTCTGTGCTTGGTTCAATGTCGATTGAACCAAGGGGTTTGCGGGAATGGTGACTTTGCAGGTTCTGGAAGGATTGGGGAATAATGCTGATCGAGATTTATGCGGTTGCCGTCTAACAGTGATAATAGACATCAAAACATGCAAATAGCAGGCAGAAAATGATTTTTTGATGTCAGCAAAAAGTGTTTTTGAGGTATATTGTTCGAGGCAGTGTAAGGAAATCTGTAGTACAGATAATAATTAATGTTGCAGGCGCGCTGCGCACGCCTGCAACGGCCGAGTTGAGTAAACTCAAACAATTCGTTTCCGGCGCGCGCTGATTCGTGCGCCTCCAACAAATCGTTTGAGCGGAAATGTCCTGCGCTTACAGACCTGCGCTCTGACGCTCCGTACATTCCGCTCAACTCGGCCGTTATGCATATAAAGGAGCGTTCTAAAAAGACATGAACGTAAAACTCGAAGATCGATTGGTCGGCCTTGATCGCTGCCCTCAATGCGGGATTGCTAATCCAGAGATGGAATTGTTGTGGCGTTCCGACTGCATCATGCCTCGTGCTGAAACTGCATATGGTCACAACTGGGCGGTATACAAATGTACTTCGTGCCGCCTTCTTGTACTCGCGCAAAGTCGATTAGGTAACCAAGGAACTAAGGAATTAGAGAAGGTATACCCAGATGTAGAGTCAGTAGAAGAAGACATCCCTGAACGAGCACGGAATTACCTTACACAGGCAGTAGGCAGTATCCATGCGCCTGATGGCGCAGCAATGCTTGCTGGTTCTGCTGTGGATGCAATGCTAAAAGCTAAAGGTCTAACTGAGGGCACCGTATACAACCGAATTGATCAAGCGGTTCAACAGCACATTCTCACACAAGAAATGGGGGCTTGGGCACATGATGTTCGGCTTGGGTCTAATCGGCCACGACATGCGGATCAAGATGACCCACATGTAACTCCTCAAGAAGCAAGGCAAGCTATTGAGTTTGCAAAAACACTTGGGACTGTGCTCTTTGTCTTACCTAATCGAATAGCAAACCGCGGCAATGGCAATAGCTGAAAACGGAATGCATAACAAATCGCTCGTGTGGGGCCGTCGCTTCGCTCCGGCCCCACAGTTCAGGCGTTAGAGGACACAGGTTTCATAGGCTTCGACTCAATCACAAAGGAGAAAAAATGCGCAAACTGATGGTAATTTTCGCCGTGGCGCTTCTCGCCGGGTGCAGCAATCCAAAAGACATTGTCTTTGGACCTGAACCTCTCAAACAAATCGCCGAACAAGGCGATCAGTTCAAGAAACTATCCGAAGAAGATAGGGCGTTATTGGTTGGCTATCTGGCGATCACCGAAATGGGAAAGGCGTTCGGAGCTGATGTAAAGCCTGCCACTGGAAGAACCGTCGGCGAAGTACTTGTCGATGCAAAGGCATGGAAGGAAAAGATGAAGGCCGCCGAGGCAGAAGAAAAGAAAAAAGAAGCTGAGGTCGAAGCACTAAGAAATAAGGTTCTTGCCGAACGCAAGGCCATAGCTGACAAGATTTCCACCAGTGTTGTGGTTGCTATCATCGACAAAACGGTGTTGCCTGAAAATTACGATGCAGGGCGCTACAGCGAAATGTTGAGCTTGAAGTATGCGATTGAAAACAAATCGGATAAAACAATCCGGCAATTGAAAGGGCGCGTTACGTTCAAAGACGCAACTGGCGATGAAATAGGCTGGCTCCCGGTTGATATTGATGAACCAGTCAAACCCGGCCAAACCCTAAAGACCACAACGGGTCGAGGCTGGAAGATCAATCAATTCATGAATGGTGAAATCGAAAGGATTGCGGGCCGCGAATTTAGTTCCATGAAGGCAACCTTTGAACCAGAGTCAATCGCCTTTGAGG
It encodes the following:
- a CDS encoding restriction endonuclease, encoding MTTSRNDISKLIAKIQKNNSVLDSIKPSLFESVVAEAITRNNKLIEISKRAAEGLGFIGKYRDQFDRINSFAIETKQFQRVVEAAQIHSLAAKAVQLNIDKSYLITNSKFTNAALEFASAYNSKIELIDRSGLNQIIEQYCVDREVFFDSIAKNIAALQLERILNLDDPNPSAIDAIDPDELAINEDEKSSLIIVDRLPFRLLSEILRNPAEVRNITPRQFEEFIAELLRRLGFNDVILTPRSGDGGKDIIASHSVQGIPLTFYFECKKYAEGNKIQLDTMRSLLGTVAHDSRKVNKGILVTTSTFTKGCKEFILAESRVDGKDYDGVLGWVDEIRKEI
- a CDS encoding class I SAM-dependent methyltransferase, which translates into the protein MSVKEAFDKGAREYDSARKQLIPCFDEFYGTALDLIWATKTDNIKVLDLGAGTGLFASLVSQRLPNAELTLCDISSAMLDEARNRFRNSRNKVEYLAADYSIEVIPGQYDLIISALSIHHLSDAEKEELFKRLFRALNNGGLFINADQVLGETARIEEMYRKTWLRQVKENGVSDSTLASALERMKEDKMSTLSSQLSWMKNAGFADVNCWYKNYSFAVYSGRKHEHA
- a CDS encoding DUF4145 domain-containing protein, producing the protein MNVKLEDRLVGLDRCPQCGIANPEMELLWRSDCIMPRAETAYGHNWAVYKCTSCRLLVLAQSRLGNQGTKELEKVYPDVESVEEDIPERARNYLTQAVGSIHAPDGAAMLAGSAVDAMLKAKGLTEGTVYNRIDQAVQQHILTQEMGAWAHDVRLGSNRPRHADQDDPHVTPQEARQAIEFAKTLGTVLFVLPNRIANRGNGNS